CCAGAGCGACCTGCCCGCTCAGCCTCGGAGTCGCCATTCGATGCCTCCGTCCTATGGCGTGGCGCGCCCGCCGGAGACGTCGAGGATGGCGCCGGTCACGTAGCTGGCGGCGTCGGACAGGAGCCAGAGGACGGTCTCGGCGACCTCCTCCGGCCGGGCCAGGCGCCCGATCGGCAACGTCTGGAGCGCGCCCGCGAGCCACTCCTCGGTCCCGGGCGGGACCGGGAAGCCGGGGCCGCCGCGCAGCATCTCGGTGTCGGTCACTCCCGGGCGCACCCCGTTGACCCGCACGCCTTCCGGCATCCCCTCCTTGCCGAGCCCGATCGTCAGCGCGTCGACCGCGCCCTTGCTCGCCGCGTAGTGCACGAAGGCGCCGGGGCTCCCGGTCCGGCTGGCCGCCGAGCCGACGTTGACGATGGCCCCGCCCGCGCCCCCGTACCGCCGCGCCATGCGCCGCATGGCCGCGGCCGAGCAGAGGAGCACGCCCGCCACGTTGACCTCCAGGGTGCGGTGGATGTCCGCCGGGTCGATGTCCTCGAGGCGGCCGTGGCCGGGGCCGATCCCGGCGTTGTTCACGAGGGCCGTCACCCGGCCCAGCTCGCGGTCCACCGTCGCGAACAGCCGCTCGACGTCCCCCTCGCGCGAGACGTCGCCCTGGACGGCGATGGCCGTCCCGCCGGCGGCCCGGATCGCGTCCACGACCTCGTCGGCGCGCTTCTGCTGCCCCACGTAGTTGACGCAGACGGCGTAGCCGCGCTCGGCGCCCAGCCGGCACACCGCGGCGCCGATCCCCCGGCCCCCGCCGGTCACGACCAGGATGCCGCCCATCACTCGTCGCCTGCCATTCGGGGGTCGAGGTAGTCGGGGGTCGTGATGCCCTGCCGTCGCAGCGCCAGGCCGACCAGCATCTCCCGGATGCACCGGTTCACGTTCAAGGCTGTCGTGTACCCGGGATCCACCAGCGGGTTCATCTCCACCACGTCGATCCCGACGACGGCGTTCTCGGCCGTCAGGCGCCGGAGCAGCGGGAAGAGCTCGCGCGGCGTCAGCCCGCCGGGCTCGGGGGTCCCGGTACCGGGAGTGAACGCCGGATCCATCACGTCGATGTCGAGCGAGATGTAGAGGTGGCGCGGCCCGTCGAGCGCCTCCTCCAGCGCGCGACGCAGCACCGCGTCCCAGCCCTTCCGCTCCACCTCGGCCATGTAGTGCGACCGCAGACCCTTCGCGCGCATCCACTCGACGGTCTCGTCGTCGGGGAAGTAGCCGCGCAGCCCCACCTGGATGAAGTTGCGCCCGGGGACGTGGGCGTCGGTGATCAGGCGCCGGACCGGCGTCCCGTGAGCGGCCAGGTGGCCGAGCATGCTGGAGCCGGCGT
The window above is part of the Candidatus Methylomirabilota bacterium genome. Proteins encoded here:
- a CDS encoding SDR family oxidoreductase, which encodes MGGILVVTGGGRGIGAAVCRLGAERGYAVCVNYVGQQKRADEVVDAIRAAGGTAIAVQGDVSREGDVERLFATVDRELGRVTALVNNAGIGPGHGRLEDIDPADIHRTLEVNVAGVLLCSAAAMRRMARRYGGAGGAIVNVGSAASRTGSPGAFVHYAASKGAVDALTIGLGKEGMPEGVRVNGVRPGVTDTEMLRGGPGFPVPPGTEEWLAGALQTLPIGRLARPEEVAETVLWLLSDAASYVTGAILDVSGGRATP